A single genomic interval of Sulfurovum sp. TSL6 harbors:
- a CDS encoding ATP-binding protein → MTIRNRLKLIGLVPITLLILLSSYFFVTSYVNYEKANALKTTLINNGALDKSLIEIGKESGLTALYLGTDKKMYEDALIKQREKTDESFENLKYEVITEKKVYLPFLVELVGSRTVQWTDPYTLLVSNIGKLPEARKKIDSENVDFKTTFFQTYRNGLSTPTLDKILTLKKYALDTDISVLIDTLTQIYTAKENSGLERGFISYYMAKKSSLTFEEIALWDEFKTKAHIFDIKQVANSALRQQLEKVLYNDQAKEVMNDLAQTSSAIQTDIDNGDYAEEVLDWFALQTQKIALLSKAELVVSNALWKKSNLYLEKQLLLLAIAGAIWLLSFILAYLGYTTARDITRNIKELEDVLNKAVEEMKTSDEYLASDSHAIENIDLDTHEGTKEAYKFLEDLVETAKDDKLIALQANEAKSLFLANMSHEIRTPLNGIVGFTEILRSTNLSEEQEEFLAIIDKSSENLLSIINNILDLSKIESNKVEIESVVFDAAEEFESAVETYAVAATEKNIDMNYYMDPTISTKLKGDPTKIKEIVINLLSNAVKFTSYGGEVNLDIVKETDDNGVNRVKFTVKDNGIGMTKDQQSRIFDAFSQADVSVTRKYGGTGLGLTISSQFVELMGGKLELESAKDHGTSFFFSLPLEEVASTEVNYEHAFSDLVIGKYEQEIPTKLDKNLEKWFEYFSPTVKHFESIAELKDLDYNDTCKNYWIDLDKARQNILDAIQNMDKSKLIVIANVTSRDKVEALGIDQSRVLFKPVTLSKLKTVLTNTASVAPQLIKETAATQQTRFDAKVLVTEDNIINQKLIRRILEEHGITVDIANNGLESFEKRRSGDYDLLFMDIQMPVMDGIEATHEILDYEEDEELAHIPIVALTANALKGDRERFLSEGMDEYITKPIETTELLYILNKFLSDKASSETAEPVKTEEKVVEEKTMETPEESVTPVMEVSDEPELNLEEPAVDLIETPKEKKILIAKKFVLARRVLAKVLENLGHDYDILDDMEMLENTLASGDYDILFTDTNLVTESISQANRNVAIISSSNTNVPQEVSVQKGETISNTASKEETENIINKYRG, encoded by the coding sequence ATGACTATACGTAATAGACTTAAACTGATTGGTCTTGTACCAATTACCCTGCTCATTCTACTATCAAGTTATTTCTTTGTAACTTCATATGTAAACTATGAAAAGGCCAATGCACTCAAAACGACATTGATCAATAATGGTGCTTTGGACAAATCACTTATCGAAATAGGTAAAGAAAGCGGATTAACGGCCTTATATCTAGGAACTGATAAGAAAATGTATGAAGATGCACTTATTAAACAACGAGAGAAAACTGATGAGTCTTTTGAAAACCTTAAATATGAGGTAATCACAGAAAAAAAAGTATACCTTCCATTCTTAGTTGAACTTGTAGGAAGTAGAACAGTACAATGGACAGACCCTTATACACTGCTTGTATCAAATATAGGTAAACTTCCAGAAGCGAGAAAAAAGATAGATTCTGAAAATGTAGATTTTAAAACTACTTTTTTTCAAACCTATAGAAATGGTTTATCTACTCCAACGCTTGACAAGATTCTTACACTTAAGAAGTATGCTCTTGATACAGATATTTCAGTACTGATCGATACACTTACACAAATTTATACGGCTAAAGAGAACAGTGGACTTGAAAGAGGGTTTATTTCATACTATATGGCAAAAAAATCTTCTTTAACGTTCGAGGAAATTGCTTTATGGGATGAATTTAAAACAAAAGCGCATATTTTTGATATTAAGCAAGTAGCCAATAGTGCATTGCGTCAACAACTTGAGAAAGTCCTCTATAATGATCAAGCTAAAGAAGTGATGAATGACCTAGCCCAGACATCATCTGCGATTCAAACGGATATCGATAATGGAGACTATGCGGAAGAGGTTTTAGACTGGTTTGCACTTCAAACACAGAAGATCGCATTGCTTTCAAAAGCAGAACTTGTGGTGTCAAATGCTTTATGGAAAAAAAGTAACCTCTACCTTGAGAAACAACTTTTACTTCTTGCTATCGCAGGCGCTATCTGGTTGCTGAGTTTTATTTTGGCATACCTCGGGTACACAACCGCAAGAGATATTACAAGAAATATTAAAGAGCTTGAAGACGTACTTAACAAAGCAGTGGAAGAGATGAAAACCAGCGATGAATATCTTGCATCCGATTCACATGCTATTGAAAATATTGACCTTGATACGCATGAAGGTACAAAAGAAGCCTATAAGTTCCTTGAAGACCTTGTTGAAACAGCAAAAGATGATAAACTCATTGCCCTCCAAGCCAATGAAGCAAAATCTCTTTTCCTTGCAAACATGTCACATGAGATCCGTACACCACTGAACGGTATTGTTGGGTTTACAGAAATCTTACGTAGTACAAACCTTTCAGAAGAGCAAGAGGAATTCCTTGCAATTATCGATAAGAGTTCTGAAAACCTTTTGAGTATTATCAACAACATTCTTGACCTTTCAAAAATTGAAAGTAACAAGGTCGAGATTGAAAGTGTTGTATTTGATGCGGCCGAAGAGTTTGAAAGTGCAGTGGAAACCTATGCTGTTGCTGCAACAGAGAAAAATATTGATATGAACTACTATATGGATCCAACGATCTCTACAAAACTCAAAGGGGATCCGACAAAGATCAAAGAGATTGTTATTAACCTTCTCTCTAATGCCGTCAAATTTACAAGTTACGGTGGAGAAGTGAATCTTGATATTGTAAAAGAGACAGATGACAATGGTGTCAACAGAGTTAAATTCACGGTAAAAGATAACGGTATTGGTATGACAAAAGACCAACAGTCTCGTATTTTTGATGCCTTTTCTCAAGCCGATGTATCGGTTACAAGAAAGTATGGTGGTACAGGTCTTGGTCTAACTATTTCCAGTCAATTCGTTGAACTTATGGGTGGAAAACTTGAACTTGAAAGTGCTAAAGACCATGGTACCTCATTCTTCTTCTCTTTACCATTGGAAGAGGTTGCATCTACTGAGGTCAATTACGAACATGCGTTCAGCGATCTTGTCATAGGTAAATATGAGCAAGAGATTCCGACAAAACTAGACAAAAATCTTGAAAAATGGTTTGAATACTTTAGTCCGACTGTCAAACATTTTGAATCCATAGCTGAACTAAAAGATCTTGACTATAATGATACGTGTAAAAACTACTGGATCGATCTTGACAAAGCAAGACAAAATATACTGGATGCTATTCAGAATATGGATAAATCAAAACTCATTGTTATTGCTAATGTTACAAGCCGTGATAAAGTTGAAGCGCTGGGTATTGATCAAAGTCGTGTTCTCTTTAAGCCCGTTACACTCTCTAAATTAAAAACTGTCTTAACCAATACAGCTTCTGTAGCGCCACAACTGATTAAAGAAACAGCAGCAACACAACAGACAAGATTTGATGCCAAAGTATTGGTTACAGAAGATAATATCATTAACCAGAAACTTATCAGACGTATACTTGAAGAACATGGGATCACGGTTGATATCGCAAACAATGGTCTTGAATCATTTGAAAAACGTAGAAGTGGTGATTATGATCTGCTCTTTATGGATATTCAAATGCCTGTGATGGATGGTATCGAAGCAACACATGAAATCCTTGACTATGAAGAAGATGAAGAGTTAGCGCATATCCCTATCGTAGCCTTAACAGCAAATGCACTTAAAGGTGACAGAGAGCGGTTCTTAAGTGAGGGTATGGATGAGTATATCACTAAGCCTATTGAAACGACAGAATTACTTTATATACTCAACAAATTCTTATCAGACAAAGCAAGCAGTGAGACCGCAGAACCTGTTAAAACAGAAGAGAAGGTTGTAGAAGAGAAAACGATGGAAACACCTGAAGAGAGTGTCACTCCGGTAATGGAAGTCTCTGATGAACCAGAACTAAATCTCGAAGAACCTGCAGTAGATCTCATTGAGACACCAAAAGAAAAAAAGATTCTTATTGCTAAAAAATTCGTACTGGCTCGTAGAGTTTTAGCTAAAGTCCTGGAAAATCTGGGTCATGACTATGATATATTGGATGATATGGAGATGTTAGAGAATACATTGGCGTCAGGTGACTATGATATACTCTTTACCGATACAAACCTGGTTACAGAGAGCATCAGCCAAGCTAATAGAAATGTAGCTATAATTTCATCAAGTAATACAAATGTTCCTCAAGAAGTAAGTGTACAAAAAGGTGAAACCATCTCAAATACAGCTTCTAAAGAAGAGACAGAAAATATAATAAATAAGTATAGAGGATAA
- a CDS encoding PleD family two-component system response regulator, giving the protein MALKVLVVDDDFINRKLIQTLLKKNPKVTEIIEAENGSDALDKMKKDPSINLILLDIMMPVVDGIEFLKIFRSDMNNAQVPVIVLSTDDTRKTEVYDNGANDFLRKPVMQDNLYQKIDQWTD; this is encoded by the coding sequence ATGGCATTAAAAGTACTCGTTGTTGATGATGACTTCATCAACAGAAAGCTAATACAGACTCTTTTAAAAAAGAATCCAAAAGTAACAGAAATCATAGAGGCAGAAAATGGGTCTGACGCATTAGATAAAATGAAAAAAGATCCTAGTATCAATCTTATACTATTAGATATCATGATGCCAGTTGTAGATGGTATAGAATTTCTTAAGATCTTTAGGTCTGACATGAATAATGCACAGGTACCTGTCATTGTACTCTCTACAGATGATACACGTAAAACAGAAGTCTATGACAATGGTGCAAACGACTTCTTACGTAAACCTGTTATGCAAGACAATCTCTATCAGAAAATAGATCAGTGGACAGACTAA
- the lon gene encoding endopeptidase La — translation MQLSDYDAFPTTLPIVVEDELFLYPFMISPIFLTDQKDIDAATDAMENNSLLFVTSSIPGKEGIHDFDTMYKVGVVGSIMRKVHIPDGRVKILFQGLARGKIVEPQEGPFNRAMIDVVTLESYNKLKADALMDILRDKVKKLSALNSQIPADLVRTIEENDEPNRIADLVSSMLKLDKEVAYVLYVELNIEKRLLGLIDIVTSEIESAKVQREIRTKVHTKIEQTNKEYFLKEQLKEIQQELGMDTQREEEIANFREKIAELKPHMQEDAFKEISKQLDRFARMHPDSADANVLQSYLEWVLELPFGKLTKKNLSVKDVSLELDKDHYSLEKPKERIVEFFSVRELAELRGIKQKETGGVILCFAGPPGVGKTSLANSIATALGRPLVRMALGGLEDVNELRGHRRTYVGAMPGRLVQGLIEAKSMDPVIVLDEIDKVGRSMRGDPTAALLEILDPEQNSKYRDYYLNFNIDLSKAIFIATANDVGRIPAPLRDRMEFIGLNSYTPKEKFEIAKRYLIPQELKKHALKRREFSISDKALKILIDEYTREAGVRNLRRRIAGLMRKGARQLLEDTTKESISITRKNLEKFTDKKVFEISQVDSKPQVGIVSGLAWTAVGGDVLTIEAIKIKGKGALQLTGSLGDVMKESVRIAHSVVKILIDNGELPISPSIIPHSPKEREEHITVDASEVYKRYDLHIHVPEGATPKDGPSAGIAMVSAIASILSGQKIDNKVAMTGEVTLTGKVLPIGGLKEKLIAAYKAGVKKALIPMKNYERDLDDIPDEVKGNIDIIGVSRIEEVLKEIFVK, via the coding sequence ATGCAACTCAGTGATTATGATGCATTTCCCACTACCTTACCTATAGTGGTCGAGGATGAACTTTTCCTTTACCCTTTTATGATAAGTCCTATTTTTCTTACAGATCAGAAAGATATCGATGCCGCAACCGATGCGATGGAAAATAACTCTTTACTCTTTGTGACTTCATCCATACCTGGGAAAGAAGGCATACATGATTTTGATACCATGTATAAAGTAGGGGTTGTCGGATCGATCATGCGAAAAGTACATATACCTGATGGTAGGGTCAAGATACTTTTCCAAGGTCTTGCCCGAGGAAAGATCGTTGAACCTCAAGAAGGACCTTTTAATCGTGCCATGATAGATGTGGTCACGTTAGAGAGTTATAATAAACTCAAAGCAGATGCTTTGATGGATATTCTCAGAGATAAAGTCAAAAAACTTTCTGCTTTAAACAGTCAAATACCTGCGGACCTTGTACGTACCATAGAAGAGAATGATGAACCAAACCGTATAGCAGACCTGGTTTCTTCTATGTTGAAACTGGATAAAGAAGTAGCCTATGTTCTCTATGTGGAATTGAATATAGAAAAACGTTTATTGGGTCTCATTGACATCGTAACCTCTGAGATAGAGTCTGCAAAAGTGCAACGTGAGATACGTACAAAAGTGCATACCAAGATAGAACAGACCAACAAAGAGTATTTCCTCAAAGAACAACTTAAAGAGATCCAGCAAGAGTTAGGCATGGATACGCAAAGAGAAGAGGAGATCGCCAACTTTAGAGAAAAAATAGCAGAACTCAAACCTCACATGCAAGAAGATGCCTTTAAAGAGATCAGTAAACAGTTAGACCGTTTTGCACGTATGCATCCTGATTCGGCAGATGCCAATGTACTTCAGAGTTATTTGGAATGGGTACTTGAACTTCCTTTTGGAAAGTTAACCAAGAAAAACCTAAGTGTGAAAGATGTTTCGCTTGAGCTCGATAAAGACCATTATTCACTGGAAAAACCCAAAGAACGCATTGTTGAATTTTTCTCTGTTCGTGAACTGGCAGAGCTTAGAGGCATCAAACAAAAAGAGACAGGGGGTGTCATACTCTGTTTCGCAGGACCTCCGGGTGTAGGTAAGACCTCACTTGCCAACTCCATCGCCACTGCATTGGGAAGACCCCTTGTGCGAATGGCACTGGGTGGACTTGAAGATGTCAATGAACTTAGAGGACATAGAAGAACGTATGTAGGGGCAATGCCTGGGCGCCTAGTACAAGGACTCATAGAAGCCAAAAGCATGGACCCAGTCATCGTACTCGATGAGATAGATAAAGTAGGACGTAGCATGAGGGGTGACCCTACCGCAGCACTGCTTGAGATACTAGACCCGGAGCAAAACAGCAAGTATAGAGACTATTATCTCAATTTTAACATTGATCTGAGTAAAGCTATTTTTATTGCTACTGCCAATGATGTGGGACGTATACCTGCTCCGTTACGTGACAGAATGGAATTCATAGGGTTGAACTCTTATACCCCTAAAGAGAAATTTGAGATCGCAAAGCGTTATCTCATACCTCAGGAACTAAAAAAACATGCACTCAAGCGTAGAGAATTTTCTATTTCCGATAAAGCACTTAAAATACTGATCGATGAGTATACCAGAGAAGCAGGCGTACGTAATTTACGTCGTAGAATAGCCGGCTTGATGCGAAAAGGTGCAAGACAACTCTTGGAAGATACAACAAAAGAGTCGATAAGCATCACAAGAAAGAACTTGGAAAAATTTACAGACAAGAAAGTATTTGAAATATCGCAAGTAGACAGTAAACCTCAAGTCGGAATTGTCAGTGGATTGGCATGGACGGCAGTTGGAGGAGATGTTTTAACCATAGAAGCGATCAAGATCAAAGGTAAAGGTGCATTACAGCTTACCGGTAGTTTAGGTGATGTGATGAAAGAATCTGTTCGTATCGCACATTCTGTTGTGAAGATACTGATAGACAATGGTGAGCTTCCTATCTCTCCTTCCATCATACCTCACAGTCCTAAAGAGAGAGAAGAACATATCACAGTAGATGCGAGTGAAGTCTATAAGCGTTATGACCTTCATATCCATGTACCTGAAGGTGCAACACCTAAAGATGGACCAAGTGCCGGTATCGCTATGGTAAGTGCCATCGCCTCCATTTTAAGCGGACAAAAGATAGACAATAAAGTTGCAATGACAGGCGAAGTTACACTGACGGGGAAAGTACTTCCTATAGGTGGACTTAAAGAGAAATTGATCGCTGCTTATAAAGCAGGGGTTAAAAAAGCACTCATTCCAATGAAAAATTATGAACGTGATCTAGATGATATTCCTGATGAAGTAAAGGGTAATATAGACATTATTGGAGTGTCTCGAATTGAAGAAGTATTGAAAGAAATATTTGTAAAATAA
- a CDS encoding outer membrane protein assembly factor BamD, with translation MNLKKSVLVGMALAISFLFVGCGDEKEVAEFNKPALYWYQQIANSITSGNLDKADAYYISLKSEHMRSPLMPTSLMMLAYAHMNAEEYLLANYYLDEYNKRFGEYESREYTDFMKLKASFLGIKDVYKDQKLIIDSIATAKVYINRYPGSPYAPLVNTMLIRLHMSQYLLNENIAALYDRTGKEEAAKIYREKNKGSVVEMTDITPPEKGIIGYVFD, from the coding sequence ATGAACTTGAAGAAAAGTGTTTTAGTAGGTATGGCTTTAGCAATATCATTTTTATTTGTAGGATGCGGAGATGAAAAGGAAGTGGCCGAGTTTAATAAACCTGCACTCTATTGGTATCAGCAAATAGCCAATAGTATTACGAGCGGAAATTTGGATAAAGCTGATGCGTACTACATTTCCCTTAAGAGTGAACATATGCGTTCACCGCTCATGCCGACCTCTTTAATGATGCTTGCATATGCACATATGAATGCTGAAGAGTATCTGCTTGCGAACTATTACCTTGATGAGTATAACAAACGTTTTGGTGAGTATGAAAGTCGTGAATATACAGACTTTATGAAACTCAAAGCATCGTTTTTAGGTATCAAAGATGTCTACAAGGACCAAAAACTCATTATAGACAGTATCGCCACGGCTAAAGTATACATTAACCGTTATCCGGGCTCTCCTTATGCACCACTTGTCAACACTATGCTGATAAGATTACATATGAGCCAGTACTTGCTGAATGAAAATATCGCAGCATTGTATGACCGTACAGGCAAAGAAGAGGCAGCAAAGATCTACAGAGAGAAAAACAAAGGCTCTGTGGTTGAAATGACTGATATTACGCCACCTGAGAAAGGCATTATAGGTTATGTCTTCGACTAA